The proteins below are encoded in one region of Amycolatopsis acidiphila:
- a CDS encoding sigma factor-like helix-turn-helix DNA-binding protein, with protein sequence MGSQATGDSATASTQPESPLDRLARGAATGNPEFVGRLLAEVAPVLVRYCRARLGRRGSSYREADEVAAEAGRAVLAAVPGYTGGPFLRLLYSVATRTVDELVPGGPPVGAASDLMGLLPILSPLDRDIVLLRVATGLSAAETAMVLDLTPGQVRVAQHRALTRLRSML encoded by the coding sequence GTGGGCAGCCAGGCGACGGGCGATTCGGCGACAGCATCGACCCAGCCGGAGTCCCCGCTGGACCGGCTCGCGCGCGGCGCCGCCACCGGGAACCCGGAGTTCGTCGGCAGGCTGCTGGCGGAGGTCGCGCCCGTGCTGGTCCGCTACTGCCGGGCGCGGCTGGGACGGCGCGGCTCGTCCTATCGCGAGGCGGACGAGGTGGCCGCGGAAGCGGGGCGGGCGGTGCTCGCCGCCGTGCCCGGCTACACCGGCGGGCCGTTCCTGCGCCTGCTGTACTCGGTCGCGACCAGGACCGTCGACGAGCTCGTGCCCGGTGGTCCGCCGGTGGGTGCGGCGTCGGACCTGATGGGCCTGCTGCCGATCCTGTCGCCGCTCGACCGGGACATCGTGCTCCTGCGGGTGGCGACGGGGCTCTCGGCCGCGGAGACCGCGATGGTGCTGGACCTGACGCCGGGGCAGGTGCGGGTCGCACAGCACCGGGCGCTGACGAGGCTGCGCTCGATGCTGTGA
- a CDS encoding carboxylesterase/lipase family protein: MTISSGELRGAVAESGLTVFRGVPYARAARFAPPGPVEPWTGVRDATEHGEISPQPPFRIGSVTGMPEEGLRHGEDCLNLTIVTPAADGRKRPVLVWLPGGAYVTGAGSLAFYDGQRLAAEGDVVFVGVNYRLGALGYLKLDGVSPGNLGLLDQLAALRWVRDNIERFGGDPGQVTLFGQSAGAHSIACLMAMPAADGLFRRAILQSAPMAMKIAKPARARRVARYFTRALRTDPRTAGIGEILAAQQQAIVRAAGPGGLYSVPPFCPVAETDPLPGVAGWLPAAVRRARDVDVIIGTTRAEMNTFLNGKPGVTQLEAIPFLGGAGTAAAKTAITRWMFDAPSRRFADALAAAGGRVFTYRFDWAAPASGFGACHCIELPFLLGDREAWAGAPMLAGVEWDGMAELGRALRGAWLSFAKTGEPFLGWQRHSPRAPFGYTWAEIGPDRESRLGRTAGVG, encoded by the coding sequence GTGACGATCTCGAGCGGTGAGCTCCGGGGAGCGGTCGCGGAGTCCGGGCTGACCGTGTTCCGCGGCGTCCCGTACGCGCGGGCGGCGCGGTTCGCCCCGCCCGGTCCCGTCGAACCCTGGACCGGCGTCCGGGACGCGACCGAGCACGGCGAGATCAGCCCGCAGCCGCCGTTCCGGATCGGCTCGGTCACCGGGATGCCCGAGGAGGGCCTGCGCCACGGCGAGGACTGCCTGAACCTCACGATCGTCACCCCCGCCGCAGACGGGCGCAAACGCCCGGTCCTCGTGTGGCTTCCCGGTGGCGCCTACGTCACCGGCGCCGGGTCGCTCGCCTTCTACGACGGGCAGCGGCTCGCCGCCGAGGGCGACGTGGTCTTCGTCGGGGTGAACTACCGGCTCGGCGCGCTCGGCTACCTCAAGCTCGACGGCGTGTCCCCCGGCAACCTGGGGTTGCTCGACCAGCTGGCCGCACTGCGGTGGGTGCGGGACAACATCGAGCGCTTCGGCGGCGATCCCGGGCAGGTCACACTGTTCGGGCAGTCGGCGGGAGCGCACTCGATCGCCTGCCTGATGGCCATGCCCGCGGCCGACGGGCTGTTCCGGCGGGCGATCCTGCAGAGCGCGCCGATGGCGATGAAGATCGCGAAGCCCGCGCGGGCGCGGCGGGTCGCCCGGTACTTCACGCGGGCGCTGCGCACCGATCCGCGCACCGCGGGCATCGGGGAGATCCTGGCCGCCCAGCAGCAGGCGATCGTCCGCGCGGCGGGCCCCGGCGGGCTGTACTCGGTGCCACCGTTCTGCCCGGTAGCGGAGACCGACCCGCTGCCCGGCGTCGCCGGGTGGCTTCCGGCCGCGGTGCGGCGGGCCCGCGACGTCGACGTCATCATCGGCACCACCAGGGCCGAGATGAACACGTTCCTCAACGGGAAACCGGGAGTCACGCAGCTCGAAGCGATCCCGTTCCTCGGCGGCGCGGGCACGGCCGCGGCGAAGACCGCCATCACCCGCTGGATGTTCGACGCGCCGTCACGGCGGTTCGCCGACGCACTCGCCGCGGCGGGCGGGCGCGTGTTCACCTACCGGTTCGACTGGGCCGCGCCGGCTTCCGGGTTCGGCGCCTGCCACTGCATCGAGCTGCCGTTCCTGCTGGGCGACCGCGAAGCGTGGGCAGGCGCGCCCATGCTCGCCGGCGTGGAATGGGACGGTATGGCCGAACTCGGGCGCGCATTGCGTGGCGCGTGGCTCTCCTTCGCGAAGACCGGTGAGCCTTTCCTTGGCTGGCAACGACATTCGCCACGCGCGCCGTTCGGGTACACCTGGGCGGAAATTGGTCCGGACCGAGAGTCTCGCCTCGGCCGCACCGCCGGAGTAGGGTGA
- a CDS encoding (Fe-S)-binding protein yields the protein MTVRVALFATCLGDTLFPETCKAVLRLLERLGCEVDFPLSQTCCGQMHFNTGYRDETVPLARRLGESFAGYDAVVAPSGSCAAMVRDIYPKLLDSDLPGRMYELSEFLVDVLGVTDVGAYFPHRVTYHPTCHSLRMLGVGERPLKLLRAVRGLDLVELPAAESCCGFGGTFALKNSETSTAMLGDKMRYVLDTGAEVLTAGDNSCLMHIGGGLSRLRAGVRTVHLADILASTEEEPWLATR from the coding sequence ATGACGGTCAGGGTCGCGCTGTTCGCCACGTGCCTGGGGGACACCCTCTTCCCGGAGACGTGCAAGGCGGTGCTGCGGCTGCTCGAACGGCTCGGCTGCGAGGTGGACTTCCCGCTCTCGCAGACCTGTTGCGGGCAGATGCACTTCAACACCGGCTACCGGGACGAGACGGTGCCGCTGGCGCGGCGGCTGGGGGAGTCCTTCGCCGGGTACGACGCGGTGGTCGCGCCGTCGGGGTCGTGCGCGGCGATGGTGCGCGACATCTACCCGAAGCTGCTGGACTCCGACCTGCCCGGGCGGATGTACGAGCTGTCGGAGTTCCTGGTGGACGTGCTCGGCGTGACCGACGTCGGCGCGTACTTCCCGCACCGCGTGACCTACCACCCGACCTGCCACTCGCTGCGGATGCTCGGCGTCGGCGAGCGGCCGCTGAAGCTGCTGCGCGCGGTCAGGGGGCTGGACCTGGTGGAGCTGCCCGCCGCGGAGTCCTGCTGCGGGTTCGGCGGCACCTTCGCGCTGAAGAACTCCGAGACGTCCACGGCGATGCTCGGCGACAAGATGCGGTACGTGCTCGATACCGGCGCAGAGGTGCTGACGGCGGGCGACAACTCGTGCCTGATGCACATCGGCGGCGGCCTGTCGCGGCTGCGCGCGGGGGTGCGGACCGTGCACCTGGCCGACATCCTGGCCTCGACGGAGGAGGAACCGTGGCTCGCAACCCGGTGA
- a CDS encoding PDR/VanB family oxidoreductase, which yields MTMTTVDLRVVEKSPAAEGVVTLTLAHPRGQRLPDWAPGAHVDLVLPGGLVRQYSLCGDRWDSRAYRVGVLREPVSRGGSVFVHDELSPGDTVSIGGPRNNFPLVPAERYLFVAGGIGITPLLPMVHQADLLGADWRLVYGGRTRRSMAFLDELARYGDRVHVCPQDEYGLLDLDHRLGEPDWGRKVYCCGPEPLLAAVENRCAQWPAGLLRTERFVPKEQSAPVRAEAFEVALARSGRAVTVRPGQSVLDAVAGAGVNVLSSCRQGTCGTCETGVVDGVPDHRDSILDDAERAAGDCMFLCVSRSRSDRLVLDL from the coding sequence ATGACGATGACGACGGTCGACCTCCGGGTCGTCGAGAAGTCCCCGGCCGCCGAGGGGGTCGTGACCCTCACCCTGGCCCATCCGCGGGGACAGCGCCTGCCGGACTGGGCACCCGGCGCGCACGTGGACCTGGTCCTGCCCGGCGGCCTGGTCCGCCAGTACTCGCTGTGCGGGGACCGCTGGGACTCCCGCGCCTACCGCGTGGGCGTGCTGCGGGAACCCGTGAGCCGCGGGGGTTCGGTGTTCGTGCACGACGAGCTGTCACCTGGCGACACCGTGTCGATCGGCGGGCCCCGCAACAACTTCCCGCTGGTCCCGGCCGAGCGCTACCTGTTCGTCGCGGGCGGCATCGGGATCACCCCGCTGCTGCCGATGGTGCACCAGGCCGACCTGCTCGGCGCGGACTGGCGGCTGGTCTACGGCGGGCGGACCCGCCGGTCGATGGCCTTCCTCGACGAGCTGGCCCGTTACGGCGACCGCGTGCACGTGTGCCCGCAGGACGAGTACGGGCTGCTCGACCTCGACCACCGGCTCGGCGAGCCCGACTGGGGCCGGAAGGTCTACTGCTGCGGACCGGAACCGCTGCTCGCCGCGGTGGAGAACCGGTGCGCGCAGTGGCCCGCCGGTCTGCTGCGGACCGAACGGTTCGTGCCGAAGGAGCAGAGCGCGCCCGTGCGCGCCGAGGCGTTCGAGGTCGCCCTCGCCCGCAGCGGCCGCGCGGTCACCGTCCGGCCGGGACAGTCGGTGCTCGACGCGGTCGCCGGGGCCGGCGTGAACGTGCTGTCCTCGTGCCGCCAGGGCACCTGCGGCACCTGCGAAACCGGTGTCGTCGACGGCGTCCCCGACCACCGCGACTCCATCCTCGACGACGCCGAGCGCGCCGCCGGGGACTGCATGTTCCTCTGCGTCTCCCGTTCCCGTTCCGACCGCCTGGTACTCGACCTGTGA
- a CDS encoding IclR family transcriptional regulator — translation MTKESVLGRIVRIFEVFGTDTPAVSVSELARRADLHVATASRMVEQLVGHGWLQRDADRKVRIGMRLWELASRASPALPLREAAMPYMEDLHAVVRHHTQLGVLEGDEVLFLERLSTRHAVVNLTRIAGRLPLHVSSSGEVLLAHAPVELQERVLAGPLRGYTPNTVTDPKVLRARLADIRRDGFACCAGYVDERATGIAVPVRGPGGGVVAALSVVVPNDANARSQIPALRAAALGIGRAMGLSLSENRL, via the coding sequence GTGACGAAGGAGTCGGTGCTCGGCCGGATCGTGCGGATCTTCGAGGTGTTCGGGACGGACACCCCGGCGGTGAGCGTGTCGGAGCTGGCCCGGCGGGCCGACCTGCACGTGGCGACCGCGTCGCGGATGGTCGAGCAGCTCGTCGGGCACGGCTGGCTGCAGCGCGACGCCGACCGCAAGGTCCGCATCGGGATGCGGCTGTGGGAGCTGGCCTCGCGCGCCTCGCCGGCGCTCCCGCTGCGCGAGGCGGCCATGCCGTACATGGAGGACCTGCACGCGGTCGTCCGGCACCACACCCAGCTCGGCGTCCTCGAGGGCGACGAGGTGCTGTTCCTGGAGCGGCTGTCCACCCGGCACGCGGTGGTCAACCTGACCCGCATCGCGGGGCGGCTGCCGCTGCACGTGTCGTCCTCGGGCGAGGTCCTGCTCGCCCACGCCCCGGTGGAGCTGCAGGAACGCGTCCTGGCCGGTCCGCTGCGCGGCTACACGCCGAACACGGTCACCGACCCCAAGGTGCTGCGGGCGCGGCTCGCCGACATCCGGCGCGACGGGTTCGCGTGCTGCGCCGGCTACGTCGACGAGCGGGCGACCGGGATCGCCGTGCCCGTCCGCGGGCCGGGCGGGGGCGTCGTCGCCGCGCTGAGCGTCGTCGTGCCCAACGACGCGAACGCGCGCAGCCAGATCCCCGCGCTGCGGGCCGCCGCGCTCGGCATCGGGCGGGCGATGGGTCTCTCACTGAGTGAGAATCGGCTGTAG
- a CDS encoding type IV toxin-antitoxin system AbiEi family antitoxin domain-containing protein: MTREVMIDLLPALLRRAVRVVPAQEDEDSGAPRHAGLARLAESGLLHRVAAGYYAVVPSDRIGQSWQPDLESVAWGIAAADDGPRSVALMGLSAAHAHGAFETSPGVAVVATTRNRPSLRLADREATVSFVRRDPRRLKIERHTSTLGSGWVTTIEQTLLDLAAYPQLGGRPDLAEDGITALLDKADPHILYSLASAQRRLGALDRILLQV; encoded by the coding sequence ATGACACGCGAAGTGATGATCGACCTGCTGCCCGCCCTGCTGCGCCGCGCGGTCCGGGTGGTTCCCGCGCAGGAGGACGAGGACAGCGGCGCACCGCGGCACGCCGGGCTCGCCCGGCTGGCCGAAAGCGGCCTGCTGCACCGGGTGGCGGCCGGCTACTACGCGGTGGTGCCCAGCGACCGGATCGGCCAGTCCTGGCAGCCGGACCTCGAGTCCGTGGCGTGGGGCATCGCCGCCGCGGACGACGGGCCGCGCTCGGTCGCGCTGATGGGCCTGTCCGCGGCACACGCGCACGGCGCCTTCGAGACCTCGCCCGGCGTGGCCGTCGTCGCCACCACCCGCAACCGGCCGTCCCTGCGGCTGGCCGACCGCGAGGCCACCGTCTCGTTCGTGCGCCGCGACCCGCGGCGGCTGAAGATCGAACGGCACACCAGCACGCTCGGCTCCGGCTGGGTGACCACGATCGAGCAGACCCTGCTCGACCTGGCGGCGTACCCGCAGCTGGGCGGCAGGCCCGACCTCGCCGAGGACGGGATCACCGCGCTGCTCGACAAGGCCGACCCGCATATCCTCTACAGCCTCGCGAGCGCCCAGCGCCGCCTCGGCGCGCTGGACCGCATCCTGCTGCAGGTCTGA
- a CDS encoding SDR family NAD(P)-dependent oxidoreductase, giving the protein MDLQLAGLRALVTGGTRGIGRAIVEGLAAEGASVAFCARTESDVEVAVAELTAKGANVIGGAVDVGDGPSLAAWVTDAADSLGGLDIVVTNVSALAIGPTEEHWRSSFEVDMMHTVRTVEAAMPFLEQSSAPSVTVVSSVSAREIDFAHAAYGSMKAALVHYAQAQAYQLAGKGIRVNSVCPGNTLFEGGVWNQIQDGDPALFDESLALNPTGRMAEPAEIAYPIVMLASPRASFVTGTNVVVDGALTRGVQL; this is encoded by the coding sequence ATGGACCTTCAGCTCGCCGGACTCCGGGCGCTCGTCACGGGCGGCACCAGGGGAATCGGCCGCGCGATCGTCGAGGGGCTCGCCGCGGAGGGCGCCTCAGTCGCTTTCTGCGCGCGCACCGAGTCCGATGTGGAGGTTGCCGTCGCCGAGCTGACCGCCAAGGGGGCGAACGTCATCGGCGGCGCCGTCGACGTCGGCGACGGGCCGTCGCTCGCGGCCTGGGTGACCGACGCCGCCGATTCGCTCGGCGGGCTGGACATCGTGGTGACCAACGTCAGCGCGCTCGCGATCGGGCCCACGGAGGAGCACTGGCGGTCGAGCTTCGAGGTCGACATGATGCACACCGTGCGCACGGTCGAGGCCGCGATGCCGTTCCTGGAACAGAGTTCCGCGCCCTCGGTCACGGTGGTGTCGAGCGTGTCCGCCCGCGAGATCGACTTCGCCCATGCGGCGTACGGCTCGATGAAGGCCGCACTGGTGCACTACGCGCAGGCACAGGCGTATCAGCTGGCGGGCAAGGGAATCCGGGTGAACAGCGTCTGCCCCGGCAACACCCTCTTCGAGGGCGGCGTGTGGAACCAGATCCAGGACGGCGACCCGGCCCTGTTCGACGAGTCGCTCGCGCTCAACCCGACCGGCCGGATGGCCGAGCCCGCGGAGATCGCCTACCCGATCGTGATGCTGGCCAGCCCGCGGGCGAGCTTCGTCACCGGGACCAACGTGGTCGTCGACGGCGCGCTCACCCGCGGGGTCCAGCTCTAG
- a CDS encoding cytochrome P450, whose product MIDPFCHEVLEDPLPMHAALRDAGPVVHLDRYDVYAMARYEQVHAALTDWQGFQSAAGVGLSNFRAEKPWRPPSLLLEADPPRHDAPRVVLSKILGPRALRKLREAWFADAEELVEKALADSEFDAVTALAEAFPLRVFPDAVGIPKAGREHLLPYGDHAFNAFGPANDLVEKGQPRVAELSGWVDSVCARDVLDGEGFGAQIWAAADHGDITHEQAPLVVRSLLTAGVDTTVHGLAAVLYAFATHPEQWDRLREQPGTLARVAFDEAVRWESPVQTFFRTATTDMSVGGVTIPDGKKILMFLAAANRDPRRWADPDAFDLSRDPSGHVGFGMGIHQCAGQHVARLEAEALLTALAARVERFELAGPVRRHHNNTLRAWGSLPMRVYRTGGAAG is encoded by the coding sequence ATGATCGACCCGTTCTGCCACGAGGTCCTCGAAGATCCGCTGCCGATGCACGCCGCGCTGCGCGACGCCGGGCCGGTCGTCCATCTGGACCGGTACGACGTCTACGCCATGGCGCGCTACGAGCAGGTGCACGCCGCGCTGACGGACTGGCAGGGCTTCCAGTCCGCGGCCGGGGTCGGCCTGAGCAACTTCCGGGCGGAGAAGCCGTGGCGGCCGCCGAGTCTGCTGCTCGAAGCCGACCCACCGCGGCACGACGCGCCCCGGGTGGTGCTGTCGAAGATCCTCGGCCCGCGTGCGCTGCGGAAGCTGCGGGAGGCGTGGTTCGCCGACGCCGAGGAGCTGGTCGAGAAGGCGCTGGCGGACAGCGAGTTCGACGCGGTGACCGCGCTCGCCGAAGCCTTCCCGCTGCGCGTCTTCCCCGACGCCGTCGGCATTCCGAAGGCCGGTCGCGAGCACCTGCTGCCCTACGGCGACCACGCGTTCAACGCCTTCGGCCCGGCCAACGACCTCGTCGAGAAGGGACAGCCGCGGGTGGCCGAGCTGTCGGGCTGGGTCGACAGTGTCTGTGCCCGCGACGTCCTCGACGGCGAGGGGTTCGGCGCGCAGATCTGGGCCGCGGCCGACCACGGCGACATCACGCACGAACAGGCGCCACTCGTCGTCCGGTCGCTGTTGACGGCCGGGGTCGACACCACGGTGCACGGGCTGGCGGCCGTGCTCTACGCCTTCGCCACCCATCCCGAGCAGTGGGACCGGCTTCGGGAACAGCCCGGCACCCTCGCCCGGGTGGCCTTCGACGAGGCCGTGCGCTGGGAGTCGCCGGTGCAGACGTTCTTCCGCACCGCCACCACGGACATGTCGGTCGGCGGGGTCACGATCCCGGACGGCAAGAAGATCCTGATGTTCCTCGCCGCGGCGAACCGCGACCCGCGCCGCTGGGCGGACCCGGACGCCTTCGACCTGTCCCGCGACCCGTCCGGCCACGTCGGCTTCGGCATGGGCATCCACCAGTGCGCCGGCCAGCACGTGGCGCGCCTGGAGGCCGAGGCCCTGCTCACGGCGCTGGCCGCGCGGGTCGAGCGGTTCGAGCTCGCCGGCCCGGTCCGCCGCCACCACAACAACACCCTGCGCGCGTGGGGTTCGCTGCCGATGCGGGTCTACCGGACCGGCGGTGCCGCTGGTTGA
- the hmgA gene encoding homogentisate 1,2-dioxygenase produces the protein MTGTIESGTRTGSKLGYSAGFGNEHHSEAVPGALPVGRNSPQRAPLGLYAEQHSATAFTEPRAHNRRSWVYRIRPSAAHPPFLPHADGMLRSAPVADGVADPNRLRWSAPPLPEEPTDFVDGLYTVGANGDVLQRAGIGVHWYLATKPMDDRYFVDADGELLLVPELGGLLLHTEYGRLRADPGEVAVIGRGVRFRVELPDGRARGYVCENYGRPFELPELGPIGANGLANARDFLYPVAAFEDREETVQVVQKFGGRLWAADYDHSPLDVVAWHGNHAAYKYDTARFNVMGTVSFDHPDPSIYTVLTSPSDTPGQANADFVIFAPRWLVGEDTFRPPWYHRNVMSEFMGLVKGVYDAKAEGFEPGGASLHNMWSAHGPDAETFARASAQELVPQKIDDTLAFMFETRWPLVTTEQARSAAHRQPYYDSVWRDVRRHFAR, from the coding sequence ATGACCGGCACGATCGAGTCCGGGACCCGGACGGGCAGCAAGCTCGGCTATTCGGCCGGCTTCGGCAACGAGCACCACAGCGAGGCCGTGCCGGGTGCGTTGCCGGTCGGCCGGAACTCGCCGCAGCGCGCGCCGCTCGGGCTCTACGCCGAACAGCACAGCGCGACCGCGTTCACCGAGCCCCGTGCGCACAACCGCCGCAGCTGGGTCTACCGCATCCGCCCGTCCGCGGCGCACCCGCCGTTCCTGCCCCACGCCGACGGGATGCTGCGCAGCGCGCCGGTTGCCGACGGCGTCGCCGACCCGAACCGCCTGCGCTGGAGCGCGCCGCCGCTGCCCGAGGAGCCGACGGACTTCGTCGACGGGCTGTACACCGTCGGCGCCAACGGCGACGTCCTGCAGCGGGCCGGCATCGGCGTGCACTGGTACCTCGCGACGAAGCCGATGGACGACCGCTACTTCGTCGACGCCGACGGCGAGCTGCTGCTGGTCCCGGAGCTGGGCGGCCTGCTGCTGCACACCGAGTACGGCCGGCTGCGGGCCGACCCGGGCGAGGTCGCGGTGATCGGGCGCGGCGTGCGGTTCCGGGTCGAGCTGCCGGACGGGCGGGCGCGCGGGTACGTGTGCGAGAACTACGGCCGGCCGTTCGAGCTGCCGGAGCTGGGCCCGATCGGCGCGAACGGGCTGGCCAACGCGCGCGACTTCCTGTACCCGGTCGCGGCGTTCGAGGACCGCGAGGAGACCGTGCAGGTCGTGCAGAAGTTCGGCGGCAGGCTGTGGGCCGCGGACTACGACCACTCGCCACTGGACGTCGTGGCGTGGCACGGGAACCACGCGGCCTACAAGTACGACACCGCCCGGTTCAACGTCATGGGCACGGTCAGCTTCGACCATCCCGATCCGTCGATCTACACGGTGCTGACCTCGCCGAGCGACACCCCCGGGCAGGCGAACGCGGACTTCGTCATCTTCGCGCCGCGCTGGCTCGTCGGCGAGGACACCTTCCGCCCGCCCTGGTACCACCGCAACGTGATGAGCGAGTTCATGGGCCTGGTCAAGGGGGTCTACGACGCGAAGGCCGAGGGCTTCGAGCCGGGCGGCGCGAGCCTGCACAACATGTGGTCGGCGCACGGGCCGGACGCCGAGACGTTCGCCAGGGCGAGCGCGCAGGAGCTGGTCCCGCAGAAGATCGACGACACGCTCGCCTTCATGTTCGAGACCCGCTGGCCGCTCGTCACCACCGAGCAGGCGCGCTCGGCCGCGCACCGGCAGCCGTACTACGACTCGGTGTGGCGGGACGTCCGCCGGCACTTCGCCCGGTGA
- a CDS encoding VOC family protein gives MVEKTGYEPGTPCWVDLTTPDVEGAARFYSGLFGWEVVDQGPEFGGYRMCHLRGRPVAGLGPAQDPGIPPNWTSYVSVTDADVATKAITAAGGQVFVEPMDIPGSGRMAIFADPAGAAFGVWQAGEFAGAGLVTEPGALCWNELMTRHPEAANSFYQAVFGWEPERQAMGEADYTTWSLAGQQMAGMMPMDDNWPPEVPPHWLAYFAVEDADATVADAAGLGGQVSVPPTDIPVGRFAVVSDPAGAAFGIVRMNPTTTD, from the coding sequence GTGGTGGAGAAGACGGGGTACGAGCCCGGCACACCGTGCTGGGTCGACCTGACCACACCGGACGTCGAGGGGGCGGCGCGGTTCTATTCGGGGCTGTTCGGCTGGGAGGTGGTGGACCAGGGGCCCGAGTTCGGCGGGTACCGGATGTGCCACCTCCGGGGCAGGCCGGTGGCCGGACTGGGCCCGGCCCAGGATCCGGGGATACCGCCGAACTGGACGAGCTACGTGTCGGTCACCGACGCCGATGTCGCGACGAAGGCGATCACCGCCGCGGGCGGGCAGGTGTTCGTCGAGCCCATGGACATCCCGGGTTCGGGCCGGATGGCGATCTTCGCCGACCCGGCGGGCGCGGCCTTCGGGGTGTGGCAGGCCGGCGAGTTCGCCGGTGCCGGGCTGGTGACCGAGCCCGGCGCGCTGTGCTGGAACGAGCTGATGACCCGGCATCCGGAGGCGGCGAACAGCTTCTACCAGGCGGTCTTCGGCTGGGAGCCGGAGCGGCAGGCGATGGGCGAGGCCGACTACACGACGTGGAGCCTGGCCGGGCAGCAGATGGCCGGCATGATGCCGATGGACGACAACTGGCCGCCGGAGGTGCCACCGCACTGGCTGGCCTACTTCGCGGTCGAGGACGCCGACGCCACCGTGGCCGACGCCGCCGGGCTCGGCGGGCAGGTGAGCGTGCCGCCGACGGACATCCCGGTGGGCCGGTTCGCCGTGGTCAGCGACCCGGCGGGCGCGGCGTTCGGCATCGTCAGGATGAACCCGACGACCACCGATTGA
- a CDS encoding acetamidase/formamidase family protein, producing MDVVEFTPEREQYAWTFGGVDPIMRIAPGTALRLWTEDAFGGRLQSPHDRPSEKLDMREVNPQTGPFYVEGAEPGDTLALHFVELEPARDWAASATIPFFGGLTATDRTALLHEPLPELTWIYQLDREREVVVFEALHGELRLDLPVEPMLGTVGVAPAGREVRTSLVPDVFGGNMDTPEMRAGTTCFLGVNVEGALFSVGDGHYRQGEGESCGTAVEGAMNVTLIVELIKGGAPLWPRIEQDSHYVVVGSSRPLEDAWRASQVGMIDWLHELYGLHRLDAYQLLTQISEAPLANVVDANYSAVTKVAKRLLPPGEAFGGMHRYLKDQAGTL from the coding sequence ATGGACGTGGTCGAGTTCACCCCGGAACGCGAGCAGTACGCCTGGACCTTCGGCGGGGTCGACCCCATCATGCGGATCGCGCCCGGCACCGCGCTGCGGCTGTGGACCGAGGACGCGTTCGGCGGGCGGCTGCAGAGCCCGCACGACCGGCCGAGCGAGAAGCTGGACATGCGGGAGGTGAACCCGCAGACGGGCCCGTTCTACGTGGAGGGCGCCGAGCCCGGTGACACCCTCGCCCTGCACTTCGTCGAGCTGGAACCGGCGCGCGACTGGGCCGCGTCGGCGACCATCCCGTTCTTCGGCGGCCTCACCGCCACCGACCGCACGGCGCTGCTGCACGAACCGCTGCCCGAGCTGACCTGGATCTACCAGCTCGACCGGGAGCGCGAGGTCGTCGTGTTCGAGGCGCTGCACGGGGAGCTGCGCCTCGACCTGCCGGTCGAGCCGATGCTCGGCACCGTCGGCGTCGCCCCCGCCGGGCGCGAGGTGCGCACGTCGCTGGTGCCCGACGTGTTCGGCGGCAACATGGACACCCCCGAGATGCGCGCGGGCACCACCTGCTTCCTCGGGGTCAACGTCGAAGGCGCGCTGTTCTCCGTCGGCGACGGCCACTACCGCCAGGGCGAGGGCGAGTCCTGCGGCACGGCGGTCGAGGGCGCGATGAACGTGACCCTCATCGTGGAGCTGATCAAGGGCGGGGCGCCGCTGTGGCCCCGGATCGAGCAGGACTCGCACTACGTCGTGGTCGGCTCGTCGCGCCCGCTGGAGGACGCCTGGCGCGCCAGCCAGGTCGGCATGATCGACTGGCTGCACGAGCTGTACGGCCTGCACCGCCTCGACGCCTACCAGCTGCTCACGCAGATCAGCGAGGCGCCGCTGGCGAACGTCGTCGACGCGAACTACAGCGCCGTGACCAAGGTCGCGAAGCGGTTGCTGCCACCGGGCGAGGCCTTCGGCGGGATGCACCGCTACCTCAAGGACCAAGCCGGCACACTCTAG